The nucleotide sequence caagaattactatattattattgtatttaatttgttaatgtAATTTCCTTACCTACCGATGTATTAATGACattgattaaattataaatgatgaattttgttatattgtaaAACATcagtaatgaaataaaaaagaatggaAGTCGTTTTGTGAAGAAGCAGCGTGTTATGACACTTTTCACATCCgacgaatttaataaaataaaatatttttatgccaagctatttttttttaaacaacaggcatcgtttatttaaatatcgttattttcgttttttttacaaaattagataAACATTAATAGACAGCGAAGTGTACAAAACTATGCGTAACTGATACATATTtcttatacattattttatccCTTCATTTACATGAACATGTCATCGTATCCTGGAGGAGGTAAGTGATCATTATCTGGATCATGGCGTCGTCTGGGTTGCTCGATATCGGGAGGACCAAAAGGATCGAATCTTGCATGTGGAGGAACTGCGCCCCTACAATATGTGACATGACATATTATgggaaaattgtaataaaatgttgtaccgtaattaattttttttttttcaacttaCGGTGGTAATCTTCCAGGAACTCCTAAAGCTGGTCTAAGTGGATTCACAGGATTGCGGAGCGTTGAAAATGGATCATAAATCATACCACCGCCACCGCGACCAAATGGGTTCAAATCAGCACCTCCTACACTTGAAGGATCAGCAAGAGGATCCCTTCAAAGcatgaaacaaatatttcgtcaaacaaaattataattaattaattaaattagtaatgaaaacatcaaataaattatacaaaaaaatagCTATTTTAAAATCTGTAAAATCAACTGTACTTGCTAAAGTTAAGAATATTAGTTTGGAATATTTTCAAAACTAAGAGACTGATCTTTGTATACTTGAGACTAGgtgacaaaaattcaaaattcggaAACTGACAAAATGTCTTCCAGGTTTACATCCTCAAGATCATAAGTCTGTAAAGATGTTTTccatattatttacaaatacatTAAATTACAACTGTATCGGTTTTTCAGTTTATCTTACTGCCATCCCATATTATGTCTATACTTTTTCTTgtaaaaattatgtattaaGTTTCAGTGAATTAATGCAAATATTACCATCTGTGAGGTACAGAAGAAGGTCGTATTGCAGGTCCCACCCTTAAAGGATCAGGACTTCTATCAATCTCAATGTTGCGCTCCTCTCTATTTATTGCCCCTGTCTGAGTAGAATTATCTATGGTATTACCAGGCAGCAGGGGATCAATAAGGTCCTtctgaattatatttataacactTTGATGCGAGGATATTAGAGATTCTAATGGTCCGTGAAGACCATTTATAGTTTGATTAATTGGAAACTGAGCACTGGATACATTCTGATCATCAACTTTCTACAACAtggaatattaataatttccattattgttTTGTATATATTAAATCATGGtatctaaaatataaatttaatttccaattaCCAATAGATTTGTAAGTAGATCCTCGTCTGACTT is from Megachile rotundata isolate GNS110a chromosome 2, iyMegRotu1, whole genome shotgun sequence and encodes:
- the PI31 gene encoding proteasome inhibitor 31 kDa; this translates as MVEENNTFGFELIQSLYDNEIVKKEDVLILFIHWYLIKHGFKCIGLGDSKAFNESEKGTELLPDGWNSHPNYTFRYINDKKLYILHGIKSDEDLLTNLLKVDDQNVSSAQFPINQTINGLHGPLESLISSHQSVINIIQKDLIDPLLPGNTIDNSTQTGAINREERNIEIDRSPDPLRVGPAIRPSSVPHRWDPLADPSSVGGADLNPFGRGGGGMIYDPFSTLRNPVNPLRPALGVPGRLPPGAVPPHARFDPFGPPDIEQPRRRHDPDNDHLPPPGYDDMFM